The Alphaproteobacteria bacterium genome has a segment encoding these proteins:
- a CDS encoding demethoxyubiquinone hydroxylase family protein — protein MKPTNSQHTSLHTPPKNDIPAPINDTLKSMIRVNQAGEYGATRIYAGQLAILKGTPVGETLTEMATQEKEHLQKFNRMIIEHQVRPTLLQPLWHVGGYALGMLTAMMGEKAAHACTIAVEEVIDEHYQGQLEELNASPASSSHAPLANLIEACRQDELAHKETAIELGGRDAPAYELLTTAVKTISRTAIWLSSRI, from the coding sequence ATGAAACCAACTAATTCTCAACATACGTCTCTCCACACCCCCCCCAAAAATGACATACCTGCTCCCATCAATGACACCCTCAAATCTATGATTCGGGTCAATCAGGCGGGCGAATATGGAGCCACCCGCATCTATGCAGGGCAATTGGCAATCCTAAAGGGAACTCCAGTTGGCGAGACGTTGACGGAAATGGCTACCCAAGAAAAAGAGCATCTTCAAAAATTTAATCGGATGATCATTGAGCACCAAGTACGTCCCACCCTCTTGCAGCCTCTGTGGCATGTGGGCGGCTATGCTTTGGGCATGCTGACCGCCATGATGGGGGAGAAAGCCGCACACGCCTGCACGATTGCTGTTGAAGAAGTCATCGATGAGCATTATCAGGGACAGCTAGAAGAACTGAACGCCTCACCTGCATCTTCTTCGCATGCCCCTTTGGCGAACCTCATTGAAGCGTGTCGGCAAGATGAACTGGCCCACAAAGAAACCGCCATTGAACTCGGCGGGCGCGATGCCCCCGCTTATGAGCTTTTAACGACGGCCGTGAAAACAATCTCCCGAACCGCGATCTGGCTTTCATCGCGGATTTAG
- a CDS encoding isoprenyl transferase: MTETLPAVPPIAPSLSRLPSHVAIIMDGNGRWADQNKVSTISGHRIGAEATRKIVRHAATRGIKYLTLYAFSSENWLRPKGWVEELMGLLRYNLKNQIQELADNGVCLKVIGDRTRLPPDIVSLIEESEAKTSQNNQITLIMALSYGGRDEILFATKKIAEQVKEGSLSIEDITPDTFSQNLYTTGIPDPDLLIRTSGEKRVSNFLLWQMAYTEFVFSPTLWPDFSPDDFDQALETFQQRERRYGAVIASKK; encoded by the coding sequence ATGACCGAAACATTGCCTGCGGTTCCCCCGATTGCTCCGTCTCTGTCGCGCCTTCCTAGCCATGTTGCCATAATAATGGATGGCAATGGACGTTGGGCAGACCAAAATAAGGTTTCGACGATTTCTGGCCACCGGATAGGAGCAGAAGCCACTCGCAAAATCGTCCGTCATGCGGCAACTCGAGGCATCAAATACCTTACGCTTTATGCGTTTTCTTCTGAGAATTGGTTGCGTCCGAAAGGTTGGGTTGAAGAACTTATGGGATTGCTGCGATACAATCTCAAAAACCAAATTCAAGAATTAGCCGACAATGGGGTTTGCTTGAAAGTGATCGGGGATCGCACAAGACTGCCTCCCGACATTGTTTCTCTTATTGAAGAAAGCGAAGCCAAAACATCTCAAAACAATCAAATCACGCTTATTATGGCCTTAAGTTATGGGGGGCGAGACGAGATCCTCTTCGCCACCAAGAAAATTGCCGAACAAGTCAAAGAGGGCTCATTATCTATAGAGGACATTACTCCAGACACCTTTAGTCAGAACCTATACACAACTGGCATTCCAGACCCAGATCTCCTTATCCGAACAAGTGGTGAGAAAAGGGTCAGCAATTTCCTCCTCTGGCAAATGGCTTATACTGAGTTTGTCTTCTCTCCAACCCTCTGGCCTGACTTTTCACCAGACGATTTTGACCAAGCCCTTGAAACCTTCCAACAGAGAGAGCGTCGTTATGGTGCCGTTATCGCGTCCAAAAAGTAG
- a CDS encoding phosphatidate cytidylyltransferase codes for MVPLSRPKSSFEDSNFGKRILSAAIAGPIALGAVILGTPYVDIISIVLLGILLWEWSKMSGLPWSHPMNGVVIVLLGSLMFGPGTFLPAFCIVSAGILYTIYYHHQIGARLTPSLILFSGPLYVGLGMAAILSLAKFNPLLLLWALMIVWATDTGAFAVGSLVGGPKLAPRISPHKTWAGLIGGSIIGSALGFIIAPYCQVGIENPVFLICLTIVVTLVGHTGDLLESAAKRLFKVKDSSHIIPGHGGLLDRIDSLLLVALFLIMLKFFKIF; via the coding sequence ATGGTGCCGTTATCGCGTCCAAAAAGTAGTTTCGAAGACAGTAATTTTGGTAAACGTATTTTATCAGCCGCCATTGCAGGCCCCATCGCTTTGGGAGCTGTGATCTTGGGAACTCCTTATGTTGATATAATATCCATTGTTCTTTTGGGAATCCTTTTGTGGGAGTGGTCAAAAATGTCAGGCCTTCCCTGGTCTCACCCCATGAATGGCGTTGTAATCGTGCTGCTTGGCTCCCTTATGTTCGGGCCTGGCACGTTTCTGCCGGCCTTCTGCATTGTTTCTGCCGGCATATTGTATACCATTTATTACCATCACCAAATTGGGGCACGTCTTACCCCTTCCTTGATTTTATTCTCCGGTCCTTTATATGTTGGACTTGGAATGGCCGCAATTTTGAGCCTGGCCAAGTTTAACCCCCTTCTCTTGTTATGGGCTTTAATGATTGTTTGGGCAACCGATACAGGTGCTTTTGCTGTTGGCAGCCTTGTTGGGGGGCCAAAATTGGCACCCCGAATTAGCCCCCACAAAACCTGGGCCGGGCTCATCGGTGGCTCTATTATTGGATCAGCCCTGGGGTTCATCATTGCTCCCTATTGCCAAGTTGGCATCGAAAACCCAGTCTTTCTCATTTGTTTAACAATCGTTGTTACACTTGTTGGACATACAGGAGATCTTCTGGAGTCTGCTGCGAAACGGCTGTTTAAAGTTAAAGATTCAAGCCACATCATTCCAGGACATGGTGGTCTTCTCGACCGAATTGATAGTTTGTTGCTGGTCGCGCTCTTTCTGATCATGCTTAAATTTTTCAAAATATTCTAA
- the dxr gene encoding 1-deoxy-D-xylulose-5-phosphate reductoisomerase, with product MSRSVTILGSTGSIGRSTIDLLLKNPEAFAVEALVAKKDVATLATQALALNAKMAVVEDDSYYSHLKEALAGTGITVAAGMSGVIEAAQAPAEWVMSAIVGIAGLRPTYAAIERGAIIALANKESMISAGPVVLEALKKYKATLLPVDSEHNAIFQVFQESHRAHVEKLILTASGGPFRTFSPQEMTHITPEQALKHPNWSMGPKVTIDSSNLMNKGLEMIEAAYLFGFPEDQIDILIHPQSIVHSLVAYRDGSVLAQLGIHDMRVPIAYTLAWPARMETDLPRLDLCAIRQLTFEAPDAKKFPAISLARNVLKMGKNRPTILNAANEIAVQAFLDKKISYLDIVSTCSDVLDQICESTAVSIEDILLIDQQARHVAEKVIHKKMTS from the coding sequence ATGTCCCGTTCTGTTACCATTCTCGGAAGCACTGGTTCTATTGGAAGAAGTACCATCGACCTTCTTCTCAAAAATCCGGAAGCATTTGCGGTCGAGGCTCTGGTTGCAAAAAAAGATGTCGCAACTTTAGCCACACAAGCATTAGCGCTGAATGCTAAAATGGCCGTCGTCGAAGATGACTCTTATTATAGTCACTTGAAGGAAGCCTTAGCAGGAACAGGGATTACTGTGGCTGCAGGAATGTCTGGTGTTATTGAAGCTGCTCAAGCGCCTGCTGAATGGGTTATGTCTGCAATCGTTGGTATCGCTGGATTACGCCCCACTTATGCCGCCATTGAACGCGGAGCAATCATCGCCTTGGCCAATAAGGAATCCATGATATCTGCAGGACCTGTTGTTTTAGAAGCTTTGAAAAAATATAAGGCAACCCTTTTGCCCGTGGATTCAGAACACAACGCCATATTTCAAGTATTCCAAGAATCCCACCGGGCGCATGTTGAGAAGCTCATCCTCACCGCATCGGGAGGTCCCTTTCGAACTTTTTCTCCTCAAGAAATGACTCATATCACCCCAGAACAAGCCTTAAAGCATCCGAATTGGTCCATGGGGCCAAAGGTCACGATTGATTCTTCTAATTTAATGAATAAGGGATTGGAGATGATTGAGGCTGCTTATCTTTTTGGTTTCCCAGAAGATCAAATTGACATCCTTATCCATCCTCAGTCTATTGTTCACTCTTTGGTTGCCTATCGGGACGGATCCGTCTTGGCTCAGCTGGGTATTCACGATATGCGCGTCCCCATTGCGTACACATTAGCTTGGCCTGCCCGCATGGAAACGGACTTACCCCGTCTCGATCTGTGTGCCATCCGTCAACTGACTTTTGAGGCCCCTGATGCGAAGAAGTTCCCAGCGATATCTCTTGCCAGGAATGTTCTCAAAATGGGCAAAAATCGCCCAACGATCTTAAATGCTGCCAATGAAATTGCCGTTCAAGCTTTTTTGGATAAGAAGATTTCTTATCTTGATATTGTTTCGACCTGTAGTGATGTCCTGGATCAAATATGCGAATCGACTGCCGTCTCAATTGAAGATATTTTGCTGATAGATCAACAAGCTCGGCATGTGGCCGAAAAAGTTATTCACAAAAAAATGACATCTTAG
- the rseP gene encoding RIP metalloprotease RseP translates to MASLIPSSLINFAEHVIPFLIVLTILVFVHELGHYLVARYNKVKIEVFSIGFGPELFGWNDKARTRWKVSMIPLGGYVKFFGDADASSRPDTESLESMSAEDKSSTLHSKPVGQRMAVSAAGPFANFLFAIVVLAGLYMVKGEPFIPATVGAVAPGKLAEKAGLKEGDKILKLNDVSVSDFHALRKVIVNNKGKEVDIRISRDNQEQVIHVKMVETVNGVEKPVGVLGIGPTLPEYRDVNPLSAITHAVGTTWTASVDTLIGIGQMISGKRSADEMGGILMIGDLAGKSAKGGVAALLVFMAFLSINLGLINLLPIPVLDGGHILFYGIEAIVGKPVPEKIQEYAFMVGLAIVVSVMLLTTWNDVVRFILN, encoded by the coding sequence ATGGCTTCCCTGATCCCCTCTTCCCTGATCAACTTTGCGGAACATGTAATTCCTTTCCTCATCGTTTTAACCATCCTTGTTTTTGTTCACGAACTTGGCCATTACCTCGTCGCTCGCTATAATAAAGTGAAGATCGAGGTTTTTTCTATTGGGTTTGGCCCTGAATTATTTGGTTGGAATGACAAGGCTAGAACGCGTTGGAAAGTAAGCATGATTCCTTTAGGGGGATACGTGAAATTCTTTGGGGATGCGGACGCCAGCAGCCGGCCCGATACTGAGTCCCTAGAGAGCATGAGTGCTGAAGATAAATCCAGCACCCTTCACAGCAAGCCTGTTGGCCAACGCATGGCTGTGAGCGCCGCAGGCCCATTTGCAAACTTCTTGTTTGCCATTGTGGTTCTTGCAGGATTGTATATGGTAAAAGGGGAACCCTTCATTCCAGCCACCGTTGGAGCTGTTGCTCCTGGCAAGCTTGCAGAAAAAGCAGGACTTAAAGAAGGCGACAAAATTCTAAAACTAAACGATGTGTCTGTTTCAGACTTTCATGCTTTACGAAAAGTGATTGTCAACAATAAAGGGAAAGAGGTTGATATTCGCATTTCACGTGACAACCAAGAGCAAGTCATACATGTAAAAATGGTTGAAACAGTTAATGGTGTAGAAAAACCCGTTGGGGTTTTAGGTATCGGCCCTACGCTTCCCGAATATCGTGACGTAAACCCCCTTAGCGCAATTACTCATGCCGTTGGCACAACCTGGACCGCAAGCGTTGATACATTGATCGGTATTGGCCAAATGATTTCAGGAAAGCGTTCCGCTGACGAAATGGGTGGTATACTCATGATCGGAGATTTGGCAGGCAAAAGCGCCAAAGGCGGTGTTGCGGCTCTTCTCGTCTTTATGGCCTTTTTATCTATCAATCTCGGCCTCATTAATTTGCTCCCCATTCCTGTTCTCGATGGAGGGCACATATTGTTCTATGGTATTGAAGCTATTGTTGGCAAACCTGTCCCGGAAAAGATCCAAGAATATGCTTTTATGGTTGGGTTAGCGATTGTTGTCAGTGTCATGCTTTTGACCACATGGAATGATGTCGTCCGTTTTATTTTGAACTAA
- the bamA gene encoding outer membrane protein assembly factor BamA: MFSRKRIIKLFAVSSLICATLTMAVFADTIQSIQVTGNKRIEAETVKSNLSLKVGDSFDDIQLNQALKDLFATGFFADVKIHRSGSGLVVEVIENSLINRISFEGNSKLKDDKLTEEIQLRPREVLSRTKIQAAQQRILEIYRRMGRFDATVEPKVIRLEENRVDLVFEINEGEVTYVRKINFIGNKHFTSSRLEEQLYTKRKHWYRLWASDDTFDQDRFTADQQNLQQYYFDMGYPDFRLVSAVAELSPDHRDFYLTFTVDEGEKYTFGKVEIVSHLKQVNANDLKCYIDIQTGDQFSRKQIERNVTTLNTHVGTYGYAFADIQPRIEKNREKKTVDLIFEVKEGPRVYIERIDILGNDRTQDEVVRRELNMLEGDAYNTTKIKRAEKNLKDLGYFKKSEIVTEQGTANDKARLLVKLEEQPTGEMGVAAGFSTLDGILGNIKFAERNFMGTGRIVHASVTIARRNQEYDIGITDPYFLGYNLEAGLDIFRVRSTRLEHFISASNGITPHIAYVITENLSQTLTYVLKDDHVSHVTPDASIFIKQQAGKFLTSAVGQSLLYDRRDSRIDPTSGYFISLSNQYAGLGGKVNYLRNTLTASLFYSPVEEIVLNVRGSAGDIEKVGKKIIRIVDSIMLGADSFRGFEFGGIGPRDRITGDPLGGTRFWTGTVEMLFPIGLPNEFGVKGAVFSDFGTTWKPGASGPQIIDNRSIRASVGIGLSWTSPFGPLKIDYAIPVRKQKFDQTQRFLFGFSSRW, translated from the coding sequence ATGTTTTCAAGAAAAAGAATTATAAAGTTATTCGCTGTTAGCAGTCTAATTTGCGCAACTCTTACAATGGCTGTCTTTGCAGACACAATTCAGTCAATACAGGTCACTGGCAACAAGCGTATTGAGGCTGAAACGGTTAAGTCAAATCTTTCCCTTAAAGTTGGTGATTCGTTTGATGACATCCAGCTCAATCAAGCCTTGAAGGATCTTTTCGCGACAGGCTTCTTTGCCGACGTTAAAATACACCGCTCTGGCAGTGGGCTCGTCGTTGAAGTTATTGAAAATAGTTTAATAAATCGCATTTCCTTTGAAGGCAATTCAAAATTAAAAGATGATAAGTTAACCGAAGAAATTCAGCTGCGTCCAAGAGAAGTGCTATCCCGCACAAAGATTCAAGCAGCTCAACAGCGTATTCTTGAGATTTATCGTCGGATGGGGCGTTTTGATGCCACCGTTGAGCCCAAAGTGATTCGTCTTGAGGAAAATAGAGTCGACTTGGTTTTTGAAATTAATGAAGGAGAAGTTACTTACGTTCGCAAAATTAATTTCATTGGAAACAAACATTTTACGTCCTCTCGACTCGAAGAACAACTGTACACAAAACGCAAGCACTGGTACCGTCTCTGGGCAAGCGATGACACTTTTGATCAAGATCGCTTTACAGCAGATCAACAAAACCTACAACAATACTATTTTGACATGGGATACCCAGATTTCCGCCTCGTGTCAGCGGTTGCTGAATTGAGTCCTGACCATAGAGATTTTTACTTAACCTTTACCGTAGATGAAGGAGAAAAGTATACCTTTGGAAAGGTTGAAATTGTTTCCCATTTGAAGCAAGTCAATGCAAATGATCTGAAATGCTATATCGATATTCAAACTGGGGATCAGTTTTCACGCAAACAAATTGAACGAAACGTGACAACATTAAACACCCATGTTGGAACCTATGGCTACGCTTTTGCCGACATTCAACCTCGAATTGAAAAAAACAGAGAAAAGAAAACAGTCGATTTAATTTTTGAAGTCAAAGAAGGCCCGCGTGTCTATATTGAACGGATTGATATCCTTGGTAATGACCGTACTCAAGATGAAGTCGTCCGCCGTGAACTTAATATGCTGGAAGGGGACGCTTATAACACAACAAAAATAAAGCGTGCTGAAAAGAATCTTAAGGATCTAGGCTACTTTAAGAAGTCAGAGATCGTAACAGAGCAAGGTACGGCTAATGACAAAGCTCGGCTACTTGTAAAACTGGAAGAACAGCCAACCGGTGAAATGGGCGTCGCAGCCGGTTTTTCCACCCTAGATGGTATATTAGGGAACATTAAATTCGCTGAGAGAAACTTCATGGGAACTGGCCGCATTGTTCATGCCAGTGTCACCATTGCCCGCCGCAACCAAGAATATGATATTGGTATTACAGACCCTTACTTCTTAGGGTATAATCTTGAGGCTGGGTTAGATATCTTCCGGGTTCGCTCTACACGATTAGAACACTTTATCTCCGCATCGAATGGTATTACACCTCACATTGCGTACGTTATCACCGAGAACTTGTCACAAACTCTGACTTACGTATTAAAAGATGACCATGTCAGCCACGTTACACCAGATGCCTCGATCTTTATTAAACAACAAGCTGGTAAATTCTTAACTTCAGCCGTTGGTCAATCCTTGCTCTATGATCGTCGGGATAGTCGAATCGACCCAACCTCAGGCTATTTTATTTCCCTAAGCAACCAATATGCAGGTTTGGGTGGCAAGGTGAATTATCTAAGAAATACCCTCACGGCTTCTTTGTTTTATTCTCCTGTTGAGGAAATTGTCTTGAATGTCCGGGGCTCTGCTGGAGATATTGAAAAAGTTGGCAAAAAAATAATCCGTATCGTTGATAGTATCATGCTTGGAGCCGATTCGTTCCGTGGATTTGAGTTTGGAGGTATAGGCCCACGTGACCGGATAACGGGCGACCCTCTGGGTGGTACGCGCTTCTGGACGGGAACAGTTGAGATGCTATTCCCCATTGGACTGCCAAATGAATTTGGTGTTAAAGGAGCGGTCTTTAGTGACTTTGGTACTACATGGAAGCCCGGTGCATCAGGCCCACAAATCATCGATAACCGCTCAATTCGTGCCTCTGTCGGTATTGGCTTGTCTTGGACATCACCATTCGGGCCTTTGAAAATTGACTACGCAATACCAGTAAGGAAGCAGAAATTTGACCAAACACAACGCTTCTTGTTCGGCTTCAGCTCACGCTGGTAA
- a CDS encoding OmpH family outer membrane protein: MIRGKYRLWGLICLGLVGAIALSTYHNLYAPLPFLRPSPKQPTVLVSMGVVDINRFKKNSKVFQKFQSVVESLNESVHKEIFEKETKLRSEYEQFKKQEDETKEPTQETLKQRLDLDKKHASLEKIFRVRKEEIDSVLSNGLTTIKQTLKEIVDDLGKSYGLNIILNKSIGEGSQMEQSIVLYCNQGLDLTDEVIKRLDKKLISKNFEE, translated from the coding sequence ATGATAAGGGGGAAATATAGGTTGTGGGGACTCATTTGTCTTGGCCTTGTGGGGGCAATAGCCTTGAGCACCTACCATAACCTTTATGCCCCTTTGCCCTTCTTGCGTCCCTCCCCCAAGCAACCCACTGTTCTCGTGTCTATGGGTGTTGTAGACATTAACCGATTTAAGAAAAATTCAAAAGTTTTTCAGAAATTTCAGTCAGTTGTGGAAAGCTTAAATGAATCTGTTCATAAGGAAATATTCGAGAAAGAAACAAAACTTCGCAGCGAATATGAACAATTTAAAAAGCAAGAAGATGAAACGAAAGAACCCACCCAAGAAACTTTAAAGCAAAGGTTGGATCTTGATAAAAAGCATGCTTCCCTAGAGAAAATATTTCGCGTCCGCAAAGAAGAAATTGACAGTGTGTTAAGCAACGGCCTTACCACCATAAAACAAACTCTTAAAGAAATCGTTGATGACCTTGGCAAATCCTACGGATTAAATATTATTTTGAACAAGTCCATTGGGGAGGGAAGTCAAATGGAACAATCCATCGTTTTGTATTGTAACCAGGGACTAGATCTCACGGATGAAGTTATCAAACGTTTAGATAAAAAACTTATCTCAAAAAACTTTGAAGAATAA